A window from Malacoplasma iowae encodes these proteins:
- a CDS encoding PHP domain-containing protein, whose product MKIDLHLHTPASISNGDTIKWSSLYDTLKKLKVNNVEIASFTDHNIFDYELYKKAYQLALTGKIKLLPGIEVNVVRKNGIIGHMLIIFNDNLTDQELLMLQKEANTILKNGVSLSNINNLFSNFETIRIIHIGKNDFFSYEDLEGLNYDAFEITNEMHPNYKQVLKKGFISSVVAFSDTHVWDKYPQQGELVTIVDDIGEKSFNALKKALKQNKIYYKKRYS is encoded by the coding sequence ATGAAAATAGATCTTCATTTACATACTCCAGCATCAATAAGTAACGGTGATACCATTAAATGAAGTTCTTTATATGACACATTAAAAAAACTTAAAGTTAATAATGTAGAAATTGCTTCATTTACAGATCACAATATTTTTGACTATGAGTTATATAAAAAGGCATATCAATTAGCATTAACAGGAAAAATTAAATTACTTCCAGGTATTGAAGTTAATGTTGTTAGAAAAAATGGGATTATTGGTCATATGCTAATTATCTTCAATGATAACTTAACTGATCAAGAATTGTTAATGTTACAAAAAGAAGCTAATACTATTTTAAAAAATGGTGTTAGTTTATCTAATATTAATAATTTATTTAGTAATTTTGAAACAATAAGAATAATCCATATTGGTAAAAATGATTTTTTTTCTTATGAAGACTTAGAAGGTTTAAATTATGATGCTTTTGAAATAACTAATGAAATGCACCCAAACTATAAACAAGTTTTAAAAAAAGGATTCATTTCATCAGTGGTTGCTTTTTCTGATACTCATGTTTGAGATAAATATCCACAGCAGGGAGAGCTTGTTACTATAGTTGATGACATTGGAGAAAAAAGTTTTAATGCACTAAAAAAAGCATTAAAACAAAACAAAATTTATTATAAAAAAAGATATTCATAA